The DNA segment GTCGCGGTGCACGAACGCTGCATTCCACATCTGCACCGTCCGGATCACCTGATCCTGCCCGCGGTAGACGTTCGCCCGGATCGCCGCGGGCGACAGGTACGGGAACTCCTCGGTGATCCGGTTGATCTGGTCGGGCGTGAACCCGAAGAACCGCACCGGCCGCGTGATCGACAACTCCAGCCACGCCGGCACCGGCACCCCGATCACCCCGAAGTTCGCGTCCACCAGGCCGTCGCGCAGCGCGTTCGCCCCCTCGGCGAACGACAGGTTGACGATCCGGCGCGGGCGGATCCCGAACAGCTCGAACACCTTCGTGCCCACGAACTCCGCCGACCCGCCGCGCGGACCGAGGTCCACCGTCCGGCCACCGAGGTCGGCGACCGACCGGATCCCGCTGTCGGCGCGCGTCACCCAGTGCGCAAAGGACGTGTACATCGGCCACGTGAACCGGATCGTGTTGTGGGGCGTGCCGCGGGCCCACCCGATGCCCTGGTAGCCTTCGAACGCGGGGCCCATCGTCGTCATCCCCACCTCGATCTGCTTGGCGTGCACAAGCTGGATGTTCTGTACCGGACCGCCTGTGACCCGGTTGCTGGCGGCGATGCTCATCTT comes from the Armatimonadota bacterium genome and includes:
- a CDS encoding TAXI family TRAP transporter solute-binding subunit; this translates as MRSLYRLSIAFLVLVLGALPALGQPRPNWPRSVTIGSASIGGVYHVVAGGYVKIIQEKMSIAASNRVTGGPVQNIQLVHAKQIEVGMTTMGPAFEGYQGIGWARGTPHNTIRFTWPMYTSFAHWVTRADSGIRSVADLGGRTVDLGPRGGSAEFVGTKVFELFGIRPRRIVNLSFAEGANALRDGLVDANFGVIGVPVPAWLELSITRPVRFFGFTPDQINRITEEFPYLSPAAIRANVYRGQDQVIRTVQMWNAAFVHRDMPDDFVYELTKTIFENQETLMTVHPTSAETTPVNIFYINLPLHPGAIRLYQERRVQLRPTQMPPR